GGGGATGGACTTTCTCTCATCGGTCATCGTCCACGAGGAGTTCAACCGCGCGGATCCCGGGATCGGGACCGCCGTCCTGACCGGCAAGTTCGGCACCGAAATGCTCCTCGAGTACGGCGACGACTGGCAGAAAGAGGAGTTCGTCCGGCCGGTCCTCGAGGGCGAGGCCGTCTGCGGCACCTCGATCAGCGAACCGGACGCGGGGAGCGACGTCGCCGGGATGCGGACGACCGCCGAGAGGGACGGCGACGAGTGGGTCCTCAACGGGAGCAAAACGTGGGCGAGCAACAGCCCAGTCGCGGAGTTCATGATCGTCATGGCGAAGACCACCCCCGATGCGGGCCACGGCGGGATCAGCGCCTTCATCGTCCCGACCGAGACGGACGGGTTCGAGATCGGCAACGATATCGAGAAGATGGGGCTTCGGGCGAGCCCGACCGCCGAGATCGACATCACGGACGCGCGGATTCCCGAGGACCACCTCGTCGGCGAGGAGGACCGCGGCTTCGCGCAGTTGATGGAGTTCTTCAACGAGAATCGGATCCTCGTGGCGGCGAACGCGCTCGGTGCCGCCGCCGGGGCGTTCCGCCACGCGTTCGAGTACGCCCACGAGCGCGAAGCCTTCGGGCAGCCGATCGGGGACTTTCAGGGCCTCCAGTGGAAGCTCGCGGATATGATAACCGGGATCGAAACCGCCCGCTCGACCACCTATCGGGCGGCGGCCGAACTGATGGCCGGCAACGATCCGCGGCGACTGGCCTCCATCGCCAAGTACTACACGAGCGAAATCTGCGAGGACGTCTGCTCCGAGGCCGTCCAGATTCACGGCGGCTACGGTTACACGCGGGAGTTCCCCGTTGAGAAGTTCTATCGGGACTCTCGAGTACAGAAGATCGTCGAGGGGACGAGCGAGATCCAGAAGAACATCATCTACGATAGTCTCTAACGGCCGCAGTACGTCCGCGAAGGACGGAATACCGGTCCACAGTGGCCCGGCCGCTCGCCACTGTGACCGAGCGCGTCGGAGCAGACGGGATCGATCCGCTACCGGCGAACCGAGCGATCGGAAGAGCGAGAAGTATCGACTGATCGATATAACCGATCGGTGGTGTCAGCGGCGTCATACCACGTCTACCGCGATTTCATAACTATTATTATAGAAAGAGATATAAGGGAACCTCCGGGATTTACTGGTGGTCGATACCAATGAGCAATGAGTCCAACGAGCAGACTCGCTACGGCAGTGGCATCTTCGATCGAACGGATCGCCGAACCGTCCTACGGACGATCGGAGCGGGGGCAGCGGCCACGTCGGTCGCGGGGTGTCTAGGCGGCGGTGGTAGCGGAGATACGATAAAGATCGGGCACATCATGGCCGTCGAAACGGACAACGGTCTCGGATCGGAGCGGTCGGCGCAGTTAGCCGTCGATCAGCTGAACGAGAACGGCGGCATCCTCGACCAAGACGTCGAACTCGTGACGGCCGACTCTGCCGGGCAGCCCTCCGAGGCGCACTCCGCAGTGACGGAGATGATCAGTCGGGAGAACATCCAGATGCTGGTCGGGACCATCGTGAGCGAAGTCGCGCTGTCACTGGTTGACTTGGCGTCCGAGAACGACTTGCCCTTCATGATCACCGGTGCGGCGTCGCCGCGTATCTTCGCCGAAAACCACGCACAGAACTACGATCAGTACAAGAGCATCTTCCGGCCCGGACCGGTCAACTCGATCAAACAGGCCGAATACCTCGCGGAGTACGGCCAGTTCCTTAGCGAGGAACACGGATGGGACACGATGGCCGTCGTCTCCGAGGACGCCGCTTGGACGCAGGACATCACGGACATTACCGCGGGACTCCTCGAGGATAACGGAATAGACGTTTCAGTCAACGAGCGGGTCGCGCTGGATACGAACGACTGGACGCCGATCCTGGATCAGGTCGAAAGCTCCGGCGCACAGGCTATGATCGGGGCGCTCTCACACATCCCGATCACCGGCATGACCGCGTCCTGGTCGCGAAACGAGTACCCGTTCTCCGTCGACGGCGTCATGATCGCCGCGCAGTCGCCGCAGTTCTGGTCCGACACCGACGGCACCGCGGAGTATCTGTCCACGGCGACGGCCGCCGCGGACGGGTTCGCGGACATCACGCCGAAGACGAGCGAGGTCATGGACGCCTACCAGGCCGAGTACGATTCGCGGCCGACGACACCGACGTTCGTCGGATTCATCACCCACGACGCGATCAATCTCTACGCGGAGGCCGTCGAGCGCGCGGGCACTGCGAATCACCAGGAGGACATCGACGCGATCGTCGAAGAGTTGCAAGCGACCGACTTCCAGGGATCGTTCGGACAGATTCAGTTCCAGGGCGAGGACGACGAGTACCCGAACGACGTCTATCCGGGCGAAAGCGCGGGCGACGAGTACGCGCCGTTTACCGTCACGCAGTGGCAAACGGCGGAAGAGGGCGACGGAATCGGCGGGACGGACGGTACGAAACGCTGCGTCTGGCCCGAGACCTACCAGAACGGTGACCATCAGCCGCCGTCCTGGATGTAATCACTGATAGCATGCTCTCAGAGATACTCACGATCGTGATCGTCGGGGCGATGATCAGCGCGATCTACGCCCTGATCGCGATCGGATTCACGATGATCTTCGGCGTCGGTGGGATACTCAATCTCACCCACGGCGCGTTGCTCATGCTCAGCGCCTACGCGTACCTCGTGGCCCAGCCGTACATCGGCCGACTCGGGGGCGTAATCACCGGTGTCCTCGTCGCCGCACTCGCGTCGTACGGCGTCTACATGGGCCTCGTCAGGTACATCGAAGAGCACGTCGTCATCACGTTTATGGCGACGATCATGGCCGCACTCGCTATCCAGGAGGCGATAACGATGGGATTCTCGCAGCAGGCGCGCGTTCTCGAGCCCATGGTCCCGGGCTCCATCGCGGTCGCCGGCACCCGGATGCAGTACGACCAGCTCCTGGCGTTCGTCGTCTCTTGGGTGCTGATCGGTCTGCTGTGGTACTACGTCACAAATACGAAGAACGGACGCGCGATCCTCGCGACGTCGATGAGCGAACGGGGTGCGATATTCACCGGCGTCGATCTCCCGCAAGTCCGGCGGCAGACGTGGCTCATCGCGGGCGCGTTCGCCGGCGTCGGCGGGCTCTTCATCGGACGCCTGCAACAGACCAGCCCCGAGATGTGGCTCGAGCCGCTGACGCTCGCGTTCATCATCGTCATCATCGGCGGCGTCGGTTCGATCAAGGGGTCGATCATCGCGGCGTACCTGATCGGCTACATCGAGACGCTCACGGTCGAACTCATCGGCGCCCCGTACCGCGTCGTGGTAGCGCTACTGATAATCATCGCAGTGATCATGTACCGGCCGGAAGGCCTCTACGGGAGGGAGTACCTTGAGTAACGAATACGACCGCTCCGGCGAGCCAGTATTGCAGCGGTTCACGAGGGAGTTCCTCGGCGAACCGAACCGATACCAGATCACGGCAGTCGGGGTCGCGCTCCTCGCGCTCTTCACCCTGCCGTTCTGGGCCGCCCAGTACCTGTACGTGTTCGCGTTAGCGAGCATCTGGGCCATCTTCGCCATGGGCTGGGACATCATCAGCGGCCACACCAACTATATCAGCTTCGGTCACTCCGCGCTGTCCGGCGGCGCCGCCTACATGACCGGGATCCTCGTCCACAACGTCAACCCCGATATGGCGATGTACATCACGTTCCCGCTGTCGATTCTGGCGGCGGTCGCCATCGGGCTCCTGTTCGCAGTGCCGACGCTGCGACTCGAGGGGCCGTACTTCTCGCTGATCACGCTCTTGGGCGTGCTGGTGCTGACCCAACTCGTCTACATTTACGGGGAGTACACCGGCGGCGAGCTGGGAATCACCGCGGTGTCGACGTTCACGTACGATCTCACGAGCCTGTACTACTACACGCTGATCCCGATGCTGCTCATCGGTGCCGTACTGGTCGTAGTCAGTCAAT
This sequence is a window from Natrinema amylolyticum. Protein-coding genes within it:
- a CDS encoding branched-chain amino acid ABC transporter permease; protein product: MLSEILTIVIVGAMISAIYALIAIGFTMIFGVGGILNLTHGALLMLSAYAYLVAQPYIGRLGGVITGVLVAALASYGVYMGLVRYIEEHVVITFMATIMAALAIQEAITMGFSQQARVLEPMVPGSIAVAGTRMQYDQLLAFVVSWVLIGLLWYYVTNTKNGRAILATSMSERGAIFTGVDLPQVRRQTWLIAGAFAGVGGLFIGRLQQTSPEMWLEPLTLAFIIVIIGGVGSIKGSIIAAYLIGYIETLTVELIGAPYRVVVALLIIIAVIMYRPEGLYGREYLE
- a CDS encoding ABC transporter substrate-binding protein — protein: MSNESNEQTRYGSGIFDRTDRRTVLRTIGAGAAATSVAGCLGGGGSGDTIKIGHIMAVETDNGLGSERSAQLAVDQLNENGGILDQDVELVTADSAGQPSEAHSAVTEMISRENIQMLVGTIVSEVALSLVDLASENDLPFMITGAASPRIFAENHAQNYDQYKSIFRPGPVNSIKQAEYLAEYGQFLSEEHGWDTMAVVSEDAAWTQDITDITAGLLEDNGIDVSVNERVALDTNDWTPILDQVESSGAQAMIGALSHIPITGMTASWSRNEYPFSVDGVMIAAQSPQFWSDTDGTAEYLSTATAAADGFADITPKTSEVMDAYQAEYDSRPTTPTFVGFITHDAINLYAEAVERAGTANHQEDIDAIVEELQATDFQGSFGQIQFQGEDDEYPNDVYPGESAGDEYAPFTVTQWQTAEEGDGIGGTDGTKRCVWPETYQNGDHQPPSWM
- a CDS encoding branched-chain amino acid ABC transporter permease, producing MSNEYDRSGEPVLQRFTREFLGEPNRYQITAVGVALLALFTLPFWAAQYLYVFALASIWAIFAMGWDIISGHTNYISFGHSALSGGAAYMTGILVHNVNPDMAMYITFPLSILAAVAIGLLFAVPTLRLEGPYFSLITLLGVLVLTQLVYIYGEYTGGELGITAVSTFTYDLTSLYYYTLIPMLLIGAVLVVVSQSNVGRILRAIGENEAAIESSGIDTTKFKLWSFLLSAITMGIGGAMLAHFYGNVTPSTVLVIDRSLEMVAIAVIGGMGTIAGPIGGAFVFIFLRDEVLTVFGSTGRWLALWLIVLFFLVFLRDGIFPFIWSRIGSIGGGRDE
- a CDS encoding acyl-CoA dehydrogenase family protein; protein product: MTTALTAEHEAIRDAVREFAETEIEPVAREYDEPGAVQFPREVFRDAADLDFLAPHYPEEYGGAGMDFLSSVIVHEEFNRADPGIGTAVLTGKFGTEMLLEYGDDWQKEEFVRPVLEGEAVCGTSISEPDAGSDVAGMRTTAERDGDEWVLNGSKTWASNSPVAEFMIVMAKTTPDAGHGGISAFIVPTETDGFEIGNDIEKMGLRASPTAEIDITDARIPEDHLVGEEDRGFAQLMEFFNENRILVAANALGAAAGAFRHAFEYAHEREAFGQPIGDFQGLQWKLADMITGIETARSTTYRAAAELMAGNDPRRLASIAKYYTSEICEDVCSEAVQIHGGYGYTREFPVEKFYRDSRVQKIVEGTSEIQKNIIYDSL